Sequence from the Amycolatopsis sp. NBC_00345 genome:
GGCAGCCGCCGCCGGGCCCGCCGCGGCGGTGCTCCGGACGCGGCCGGATCGGCGCGCGTCAGCACGCCCGTGGTGGAAATCGACACGGATTTCTCCCGGGTTTTCGGTGCGGGGAAAGAGGATTCGCGCTCAGGGGCGACGACAGGCCGCGCTCGCCTGCTGCCGGAGATCGACGAACAGGCGCCTGACGAGCAGCGCGGCGCGGTTCATGCCCCGAGCATCAAGTCACCGGGTGGCGAAGTCAATGCACGACGGCAGGCTCCCACGCAGTGAAACCCCGCACCCGCTTGTGCCGCGTTTGTTCGGCAGCGCAGGCGGGAAAACCGGGCCGGGTGTCTCAGCCGCCGAACATCCGGTGCCATTCGGCGAGCGAACGCGGCCGGAAGACGAAGTTCGTCTGCTTCACCGAAGACAGCGTCGCCGACGGTTCGGCCGAGTACTGGTGCCCCGGGTAGACCACCGGGTCGCCCGGCAGCGCCGCCAGCCACTGGAGGCTGCGGTAGATCGCGTCGGCGTCGCCGCCCGGGAAGTCGGTGCGGCCGCAGCCTTCGAGGAACAGCGTGTCGCCGGAGACGAGGCGGTCGCCGACCAGGAAGCACTGGCTGCCGGGCGTGTGGCCGGGGGTGTGCAGCAGGCGGATGCCGATCGAGCCGACCGTCAGCACGTCGTCGTGGTCGTGGGCGGTCAGGTCGGTGGCCGAGACGCCGGTGGCGCGGCGGACCCATTCGGCTTCGTCCGCGTTCACGTGGATCGGCACCGGGTCGACCGCGAG
This genomic interval carries:
- a CDS encoding MBL fold metallo-hydrolase, producing the protein MADQLYFRQLLAGRDFAVGDPLATQMVNFAYLIGDRETGEAVLVDPAYAVRDLLDVLAADDMRLTGVLATHHHADHVGGEMMGLPLPGIAELLAVDPVPIHVNADEAEWVRRATGVSATDLTAHDHDDVLTVGSIGIRLLHTPGHTPGSQCFLVGDRLVSGDTLFLEGCGRTDFPGGDADAIYRSLQWLAALPGDPVVYPGHQYSAEPSATLSSVKQTNFVFRPRSLAEWHRMFGG